From Pirellulaceae bacterium:
GCATGACCTCATAAATCGCCCATTCCATTCCGGTTAAGTTGTTCATCCAAGTGAGGTCGAGTCGGAGGGCATAGGTGCGATCGGCGCCGAATTGGGCGTCTCGGAATAAATAGAGCCAGCAGCCAATCGCCGCCAGGATACTGGCGCAGGCGCCCCAAGCGGTCAGCCGTTTCCAGTACAAGGCGGCAACCACCAGCGGGAATAGGCTGGCGAATCCACTAAAGCACCAAACGCCCATAGCAAAGACACTCTTGTATCCCATCAGACTCAGCAGGTAAGTTACGATGACGACAAGTACGATGAAGGTTCTTGCTAGCCAAATCGATTGTCGGTCGCTGAACTTTTCGTGCCCAATGTAATGCCCGACGATGTCATTGCTGAAAATCGATCCCAAGCACAAGAATTGGCTGTCTAGCGATGACATGATGGCGGCTAGGATTCCTGCCGTCAAAAGTCCTGATAGAACGGGACCGGTTTGGGACTTCACGAGAAATGGCAAGACGGCATTGGCGGTAACGGTGGGAGGAAGTTTGATGGTGGTGGCCCAAATACCAATCAGCACGCAGGGTACCCAGACAATCATGATGAAAAGTGGATGGCAAATGACCGGCACTTTAAATGATTTCGCATTCTTGGCTGTCAACCAATGTTGAAATAGATGCGGAAACATGCCTACCGACAGGGGCACGAGTAGATAGGTGAAGAATTTTGTTTTCGACATGTGAATGCGCGTCACTTTATCAAGTTCGACGCGGGAGGTCACCGTTCGTAGGTTCTCCAGAAAGTCGTCTTGCTTTCCGAGTGTTTTGGCGATGATCACAAAAGTGACCAAGCCCAATACCATGAAGACCAGGGTCTGAAACGCATTGGCCCAAGCGG
This genomic window contains:
- a CDS encoding sodium:solute symporter family protein; this translates as MKDGLTQLVIICIYLASLLLLGLMASRMFRGTKKDYLLASHSIGPFLLLMSLFGTTMTAFALVGSSGEAFKEGIGVYGMLASSSGIIHSLCFFLIGIKLWSLGRKYGYTTQIEYFRDRLDSDFIGILLFPILVGLVIPYLLIGVMAGGTVVQTMTAGAFPNFEAFGDPSPARHGGIPPWLGSFAICAVVLCYVFFGGMRGTAWANAFQTLVFMVLGLVTFVIIAKTLGKQDDFLENLRTVTSRVELDKVTRIHMSKTKFFTYLLVPLSVGMFPHLFQHWLTAKNAKSFKVPVICHPLFIMIVWVPCVLIGIWATTIKLPPTVTANAVLPFLVKSQTGPVLSGLLTAGILAAIMSSLDSQFLCLGSIFSNDIVGHYIGHEKFSDRQSIWLARTFIVLVVIVTYLLSLMGYKSVFAMGVWCFSGFASLFPLVVAALYWKRLTAWGACASILAAIGCWLYLFRDAQFGADRTYALRLDLTWMNNLTGMEWAIYEVMPVVLIFICSLITMIVVSLITPPPSKETLARHFG